A genome region from Macaca nemestrina isolate mMacNem1 chromosome 20, mMacNem.hap1, whole genome shotgun sequence includes the following:
- the LOC105495262 gene encoding platelet-activating factor acetylhydrolase IB subunit alpha1 isoform X3 encodes MSREENPASKPTPVQDVQGDGRWMSLHHRFVADSKDKEPEVVFIGDSLVQLMHQCEIWRELFSPLHALNFGIGGDGTQHVLWRLENGELEHIRPKIVVVWVGTNNHGHTAEQGLLPRGQHPNPLREKNRRVNELVRAALAGHPRAHFLDADPGFVHSDGTISHHDMYDYLHLSRLGYTPVCRALHSLLLRLLAQDQGQGAPLLEPAP; translated from the exons ATGAGCCGAGAGGAGAACCCAGCCAGCAAGCCCACGCCGGTGCAGGACGTACAGGGCGACGGGCGCTGGATGTCCCTG CACCATCGGTTCGTGGCTGACAGCAAAGATAAAGAACCCGAAGTCGTCTTCATCGGGGACTCCTTGGTCCAGCTAATGCACCAGTGCGAG ATCTGGCGGGAGCTCTTTTCTCCTCTGCATGCACTTAACTTTGGCATCGGTGGTGATGGCACACAGCATGTACTGTGGCGGCTGGAGAATGGGGAGCTGGAACACATCCGGCCCAAG ATTGTGGTGGTCTGGGTGGGCACCAACAACCACGGACACACAGCAGAGCAG GGTCTGCTTCCGCGAGGCCAGCATCCCAACCCACTTCGGGAGAAGAACCGACGCGTGAATGAGCTGGTACGGGCAGCACTGGCTGGCCATCCTCGGGCCCACTTCCTAGATGCCGACCCTGGCTTTGTGCACTCAGATGGCACCATCAGCCACCATGACATGTATGATTACCTACATCTGAGCCGCCTGGGCTACACACCTGTTTGCCGGGCTCTGCACTCCCTGCTTCTACGTCTGCTGGCCCAAGACCAGGGCCAAGGTGCTCCCCTGCTGGAGCCCGCACCCTAA
- the LOC105495261 gene encoding proline-rich protein 19, which translates to MDTRGPVSQPFQQPEKPGRVRRRKTRRERNKALVGSRRPLAHHDPPVAIRDPPVVPTASKLVVITQGRLSREHRGLFNHEVKSLDVARLLSSGTLVPGSPTLPAKPSPSPGRAQEIAPQSRDKENQMPGGSGPGPPSSPELPGVGQLLAELPCQLSLPQAFPRRNLIQDARDAIVRTLQACHGCVPDLALVLRGCQPPLPGAKPGVSERKMTPFWINSPDQVPEEGRQRKQQGTKEFTFPMPYTSSMPTAHRGSMAPPRGPWPPYFPSLSSPSGTAWGPPTAFDLLKSIWLVATPPPPRPWGVGLPQPLPQPSSPLLPRTSVLDWSPCPASPPPSLSWVVAQSSPEAWSFPPMRLY; encoded by the exons ATGGATACCCGGGGACCAGTCTCCCAACCTTTTCAGCAGCCTGAGAAACCTGGTCGTGTCCGCCGTCGGAAGACTAGGCGAGAACGTAACAAGGCCCTGGTGGGCAGCCGCCGGCCATTAGCCCATCACGATCCTCCTGTGGCCATTCGGGATCCACCTGTGGTCCCTACTGCCTCCAAGCTCGTGGTCATAACCCAGGGCCGGCTGAGCCGGGAGCATCGGGGTCTCTTCAATCACGAGGTGAAATCCCTAGATGTTGCAAGGCTGCTTAGCAGTGGGACACTGGTGCCAGGCAGCCCCACACTCCCCGCCAAGCCCTCCCCAAGCCCAGGCAGGGCCCAGGAAATAGCCCCACAATCCAGGGACAAAGAGAACCAGATGCCTGGAGGTTCGGGCCCAGGCCCACCCAGTTCCCCAGAGTTGCCTGGCGTGGGGCAGCTGCTGGCAGAGCTGCCGTGTCAGCTGAGTTTGCCACAGGCCTTCCCCCGGAGGAACCTGATTCAGGATGCCAGGGATGCCATCGTGCGTACCTTGCAGGCCTGTCATGGTTGTGTGCCTGACCTTGCACTGGTGCTTCGGGGCTGCCAGCCACCCTTGCCAG GGGCCAAGCCTGGGGTCTCTGAGAGAAAGATGACACCCTTCTGGATCAATAGCCCTGATCAAGTCCCAGAGGAGGGGAGGCAAAGGAAGCAACAAGGGACAAAGGAGTTCACCTTCCCCATGCCCTACACCTCCAGCATGCCCACTGCGCACAGGGGGAGTATGGCACCACCAAGAGGTCCCTGGCCACCATACTTTCCCTCACTGTCTTCGCCATCTGGAACAGCCTGGGGTCCTCCAACAGCGTTTGACTTGCTAAAAAGCATCTGGCTGGTAGCCACGCCACCCCCTCCTCGGCCCTGGGGGGTTGGCCTCCCTcagcccctgcctcagccttcatcACCCCTGTTGCCCCGAACCTCTGTCCTGGACTGGAGCCCCTGCCCCGCTTCCCCACCGCCCAGCCTCTCCTGGGTAGTGGCCCAGAGCAGTCCGGAAGCCTGGTCTTTTCCACCCATGAGACTGTactga
- the LOC105495262 gene encoding platelet-activating factor acetylhydrolase IB subunit alpha1 isoform X1 — protein MSREENPASKPTPVQDVQGDGRWMSLHHRFVADSKDKEPEVVFIGDSLVQLMHQCEIWRELFSPLHALNFGIGGDGTQHVLWRLENGELEHIRPKIVVVWVGTNNHGHTAEQVTGGIKAIVQLVNERQPQARVVVLGLLPRGQHPNPLREKNRRVNELVRAALAGHPRAHFLDADPGFVHSDGTISHHDMYDYLHLSRLGYTPVCRALHSLLLRLLAQDQGQGAPLLEPAP, from the exons ATGAGCCGAGAGGAGAACCCAGCCAGCAAGCCCACGCCGGTGCAGGACGTACAGGGCGACGGGCGCTGGATGTCCCTG CACCATCGGTTCGTGGCTGACAGCAAAGATAAAGAACCCGAAGTCGTCTTCATCGGGGACTCCTTGGTCCAGCTAATGCACCAGTGCGAG ATCTGGCGGGAGCTCTTTTCTCCTCTGCATGCACTTAACTTTGGCATCGGTGGTGATGGCACACAGCATGTACTGTGGCGGCTGGAGAATGGGGAGCTGGAACACATCCGGCCCAAG ATTGTGGTGGTCTGGGTGGGCACCAACAACCACGGACACACAGCAGAGCAGGTGACTGGTGGCATCAAGGCCATTGTGCAACTGGTGAATGAGCGGCAGCCCCAGGCCCGGGTTGTGGTGCTG GGTCTGCTTCCGCGAGGCCAGCATCCCAACCCACTTCGGGAGAAGAACCGACGCGTGAATGAGCTGGTACGGGCAGCACTGGCTGGCCATCCTCGGGCCCACTTCCTAGATGCCGACCCTGGCTTTGTGCACTCAGATGGCACCATCAGCCACCATGACATGTATGATTACCTACATCTGAGCCGCCTGGGCTACACACCTGTTTGCCGGGCTCTGCACTCCCTGCTTCTACGTCTGCTGGCCCAAGACCAGGGCCAAGGTGCTCCCCTGCTGGAGCCCGCACCCTAA
- the LOC105495262 gene encoding platelet-activating factor acetylhydrolase IB subunit alpha1 isoform X2, which produces MSREENPASKPTPVQDVQGDGRWMSLHHRFVADSKDKEPEVVFIGDSLVQLMHQCEIWRELFSPLHALNFGIGGDGTQHVLWRLENGELEHIRPKIVVVWVGTNNHGHTAEQVTGGIKAIVQLGLLPRGQHPNPLREKNRRVNELVRAALAGHPRAHFLDADPGFVHSDGTISHHDMYDYLHLSRLGYTPVCRALHSLLLRLLAQDQGQGAPLLEPAP; this is translated from the exons ATGAGCCGAGAGGAGAACCCAGCCAGCAAGCCCACGCCGGTGCAGGACGTACAGGGCGACGGGCGCTGGATGTCCCTG CACCATCGGTTCGTGGCTGACAGCAAAGATAAAGAACCCGAAGTCGTCTTCATCGGGGACTCCTTGGTCCAGCTAATGCACCAGTGCGAG ATCTGGCGGGAGCTCTTTTCTCCTCTGCATGCACTTAACTTTGGCATCGGTGGTGATGGCACACAGCATGTACTGTGGCGGCTGGAGAATGGGGAGCTGGAACACATCCGGCCCAAG ATTGTGGTGGTCTGGGTGGGCACCAACAACCACGGACACACAGCAGAGCAGGTGACTGGTGGCATCAAGGCCATTGTGCAACTG GGTCTGCTTCCGCGAGGCCAGCATCCCAACCCACTTCGGGAGAAGAACCGACGCGTGAATGAGCTGGTACGGGCAGCACTGGCTGGCCATCCTCGGGCCCACTTCCTAGATGCCGACCCTGGCTTTGTGCACTCAGATGGCACCATCAGCCACCATGACATGTATGATTACCTACATCTGAGCCGCCTGGGCTACACACCTGTTTGCCGGGCTCTGCACTCCCTGCTTCTACGTCTGCTGGCCCAAGACCAGGGCCAAGGTGCTCCCCTGCTGGAGCCCGCACCCTAA